A region of the Deltaproteobacteria bacterium genome:
CCGAGGTCCGCCATCCCGCTCTCGACGAAGCGCTTCGAGGCCTCGTGGCAGAAGACGAGGTCCAGCTGCTCGTAGCGCCACCCGGTGCGCTCCATCGCCGCGGCGAAGGTGGGCGGCATCATCTGGAACCCGACCGCGAAGAGGTTCCGCCCGTCGCACAGGAACGGCATGTCCATCAAGGCCCCGCATATCTCACAGGCCTGCGTGCTCGGCCGCGTCCGGCCCGCGACCGCGAGCCGCCATTGGGCGGGGTCGCTCCGGAACTCTCGCTGGCGGAGCCCGCGCTGTGGGTCGGCGCCCGCCTCCACGAGTGCCGCCCCCCCTCCGTCGCCGAGGACGAGGCTGGCAACCGTGTGCATGAACTCCTCGACCGTACGCGACTGCCACGCGATGTGATCCGACACCCGCTCGCCGGTGGTCACGAGCACGCGCCGCGCCTTGCCGGAGCGGATCAGGGAGTCCGCCAGGTCGAGGCCGTCGATGAACCCGTTGCATGCATTCGTCAGGTCGAAGACGCGCGCGTCGCGCGCGCCTACCGCCTCGGCGACGGCGTTACACGTCGCTGGCTCGATGAAGTCTTTCGTGATGCCGCAGAAGACGACCACGTCGACCGCCAGCGGGTCGACCTCGGCATAGGCCAGCGCCTTGCGCGCGGCGGCGGCCGCAAGCTGGCTCGGGTGGACGTCGGGGTCGGCCCACCGCCGCTCGCGCACGCCGGTCACCCGCTCCAGCCATCCCCGCTCGAACCCGAACCGCCCGATCCGAGCCCGCTCCTCGACCTCGGCACTGGTCACGACCCTGGAGGGTATCTCGGCACCCACGCCGGTGATGCTGGTGCCGAGCACGTCCTGCCCGCCGCGACCGATCGACGACGACATGATTTTACGATCTCCTTTCTGGCGGCGCGCTGCCGCCCGGGCGGCCTTCGGACACCGTCATGTGGACGCCGCCTCCTTCGGGCCGAGCCGAGCCCGCCTTTCCGTGCGGGCCGCGGCGCGGCGAACGAACATGACGCCGAGAACCGTGCAGGTCACGAGGAGCACGGTCGCCGGAATCCCGAGCATCAGCGCGCCGGGGCGGGGTACCGCCCGCAGCGGCTCGAGCGACAGCTTGGTGAGTGGGCGCAGGATGCAGAACGTCGCCAGCATGGATCCCGCGGGCGCACCACGGCGAAGGAGCCAGAGCAGCACCGCCAGGGTGAGGAGCGAGGCGACGGCGAAGTAGGCCGGCAAGGGGTGGGCGGGCAGCGACAGCAGATCGCCCGGCGAGATCAGGTTGTGCTGGAGCTGCGCGCCGTAGGCTTCGGTCTCCGGGGGGAAGCGCATGCAGAAGAGCGCGAACCGGCGGCAGACCCCGCCCATGCAGCAGCCATTGGCGAGGCACCCGAGGCGCCCGATCGGAATGAGCACCGAGGCGGCAACGGCGAGCGCATCCCCCACCTCCCGCCACGGCGCACGGAACAGCACGCACCACAGCCCCGCCAGCACGGCGCCGGTCACCAGGCCGAGCGGCAGGCGCATCCCCGGCTCGAAGATCTCCTGCGGCGAGATCCACAAGGCGGTGAGGACCGGCAGGTACTCGAGCCGGTGCTGCCACTTGGCGCCAATGGCGAAGCCGACCCACGCGATCACGAGCGCCCCGAACGCGGCGGGCGTGAGGACGCGGCGGGCGCGCAGTATGAAGACGCCGGACACCAGGCCCGCCAGGCCGCCCGCCGCCCAGAAGCCCAGGTATGACCAGTTCACCGCACTCCCTCCCGCAAGCTCTCTAGCACACAAGCATGCGATGAGGCGTGGGGCGTCGGCCTCCGCCGGACGAGCCGGGGGACGATGCCGGGCACGCAACTGGGAGCCGTCCGCACGGCGTCAAGTCTGAGGCCAAGCAACGGGCGGGTCAAGGACGAAGATGTCCGACCCGGGGCTCCGGCGAACGGACCGGGGCCGCACGGAGCGCAGCTCAACCAGGTTGGCATCCCGCATCTTCATATGCCGGAGCGTAGCGCCAGTACAGCCCGGGGCGCTCGGCCCTCCACCGTCCCGCCCTCCAGCAGGGCAACGACCAGTTCTGGGCGATGTACCGGGTGACGCCCCGCGCTACGTGTCCGGCCGGCGCGGACGGGCGCCGGACGGCGCATCAGCGCGCCCGCACGCGCAGGATCGTGCCGAGCGGCCGGCCGAGGCTGTCCGTCAGGTCCTCGCGCCCGTCGACGGCGTAGGACCGCCTGATCGTCTCTGACGCTTCAGCGGACCCGCCCCTCGAGCACCAGATCCGGCCCGACCCGTGCCACGGCGAGGCCGGCGACCCGCACGGCGTCGCGCGCCCGGCGCAGAGCGAGCGGCCCCACGGCGGCCACCGCATCGCCGCCAAGGAGCGCCGGCGCCACGAACAGCACCAGACGGTCGACGACGCGCGCACGCAGGGCCTCCGCCGCCACCGTGCCCCCGCCCTCGATCAGCAGCGACGTGAGGCCGCGCGCGCCGAGGAGCCGCACGAGCGACGCGAAGGGCACCCGCCCCTGCCGCCCGGGCACGAGGAGCACCTCGACGCCGCGCCGGCGGAGCGCCGCCGCGCGCCCTGCCGGCGCGCCACGCGGCGCGACCACCCAGGTGGGCGGGCCGCCGCGCTCGAGCACGCGCGCCCGCGCCGGCAGCCTGAGCGCCGGGCCGGCGAGCACGATGCGCACCGGATGGTGGCCGCCGGGCAGGCGGCAGGTGAGCCGCGGATCGTCGGCGCGCACCGTCCCCGCGCCCACCAGCACGGCATCCGAGACGTCGCGCAGCGCGTGCGCGAGGCGGCGCGCCGCGGGGCCGGTGACCCAGCGGGCGTCGCCGCCCGCGGCCGCGATGCGGCCGTCGAGCGTGGCGGCGAGCTTGAGCGTGACGAGCGGCCGCCCGCGCAGCACGTGCGAGCGATAGCCGGCGGTCAGGAGGCGCGCCTCGTCCGCACCCGGCCCGACCACCACCGGGATGCCGGCGCGGCGGAGCCGTGCGATGCCGCGCCCGGCGACGCGGGGGTTCGGGTCGACCATGGCGACGACGACGCGCCGAAGGCCGAGGCCGAGCAGCGCGTCCACGCAGGGCGGCGTGCGCCCATGGTGCGTGCACGGCTCGAGGCTCACGTAGAGCGTCGCGCCGCGCACCCGCCCGCGGGCGGCGCGGAGGGCCTCGATCTCGGCGTGCGGCGCCCCGGCGCGGCGGTGGAAGCCCTCGCCGACGACGCGCCCTCCGCGCACGAAGACGGCGCCGACCGGCGGGTTCGGGAAGGTGCGCCCGAGGCCCTCGGCCGCCAGCGCGAGGGCGCGCGCCATGAAGCGCGCGTCCGCCGCGGCGGTCACGACGCGCGCCGGCGGCGGCGCCGGGCGGCGGTCCGGCGGCGCGGCTTCCGGCGGCGCTCCGCGATCAGATCCTCCAGCTCGCGCATGAACTCGTGCACGTCGCGGAACGAGCGGTACACGGAGGCGAAGCGCACGTACGCGACCCCGTCGACCGCGTGCAGTTCCCGCATCACGGCCTCGCCGATCGTGCCGCTGGTGACCTCCCGCTCGCCGCTCTCCTGGAGCTGGTGCTCGATCTTGTCGGCCACGGCCTCGATGGTGTCGACCGACACCGGGCGCTTCTCGCACGCGCGCTTGAGCCCGTTCACGATCTTCGCGCGCTCGAAGGGCTCGCGCCGGCCGTCCTTCTTCACCACCATGGGGAGCGACTCCTCGACCCGCTCGTAGGTGGTGAAGCGCCGGCCGCAGTGCTCGCAGTGGCGGCGGCGCCGGATCGCGTCCCCCTCCTTACCGAGGCGCGAGTCCACGACCCGGTTCTCCAGGTCGTGGCAGAACGGGCAGCGCATGCCGGAGCTAGACGAGCCGGTGGCGGTAGATGGGGAAGCGCCGGCAGAGCTCCCGCACCTCGTCGCCCAGGCGGGCGAGCGCAGCGTCGTCGCCCACGTGCTCGAGGCCGCGGCGGACGAACTCGGCGACGACGTCCATCTCGGCCTCCTTCATCCCGCGCGAGGTCACCGCCGGCGTCCCGATGCGCACGCCGCTGGTGACGAAGGGGGACCGCGGGTCGTTCGGCACCGCGTTCTTGTTGACCGTGATGCGCGCCTTGTCGAGCGTCTCCTCGGCGAGCTTGCCGGTCAGCTCGGTGCCGCGCAGGTCGAGCATCAGGAGGTGGTTATCGGTGCCGCCCGAGAGGAGGCGGAAGCCGCGGCGGAGGAGCCCCGCGGCGAGCGCCTTCGCGTTGGCGACGATCTGCCGCTGGTAGTCGCGGAAGGCGGGCGTCGAGGCCTCGTGCAGGGCGACCGCCTTGGCAGCGATCACGTGCATCAGCGGCCCGCCCTGGTTGCCCGGGAAGACGGAGGAGTTGATTGTCTTCTCGTAGGCCTGGCGGAAGAGGATCATGCCCCCGCGCGGACCGCGCAGCGTCTTGTGGGTGGTGGTGGTGACGAACTCGGCGTGCGGCACGGGCGAGGGGTGGAGGCCGGCGGCGACCAGGCCGGCGAAGTGCGCCATGTCCGCGAACAGAGTGGCGCCGACCTCGTCGGCGATGGCGCGGAAGGGCGCGAAGTCGATGGCGCGCGGGTAGGCGGAATGGCCGACCACGATCATCTTCGGGCGCTCGCGGCGGGCGAGGTCGCGCACCTGCTCCAGGTCGATGCGGCCGTCCGACTCGCGCACCCCGTAGGGCACGACGCGGAAATACCTGCCCGAGAAGTTGACCGGGCTGCCGTGCGTCAGGTGGCCGCCGTGGGCGAGGTTCATCGAGAGGATGGCGGCGCCCATCTCGAGCTGCGAGAAGTAGACGCACATGTTCGCCTGGGAGCCCGAGTGCGGCTGGACGTTGGCGCCCTCGGCGCCGAAGAGCGCCGTGGCGCGCGCGATCGCGAGCCGCTCGATTTCGTCGACGAACTGGCAGCCGCCGTAGTAGCGCCGGCCCGGGTAACCCTCGGCGTACTTGTTGGTGAGGATCGAGCCCTGGGCCTCGAGGACCGCCTCGCTCACCACGTTCTCCGAGGCGATCAGCTCGAGGTTGTGCTCCTGCCGCTCCGTCTCGCGCTGGACGGCGGCGAAGACTGCCGGGTCGGTGCGCTCGAGGGCCGAGCTCATCTGAGGGCTCCCTTCGCCGCTCTGAGTCCGACCTCGTGCTCGATGTCGCCGATCTTGTCCACGCGCCGCTGGTGCCGCCCGCCCGCGAAGGGCGTTTCCAGGAAGATGCGCAGGAGCTCGCGGGCGTGGAACTTCCCCGTCATGCCGCCGCCGAAGACGAGCACGTTGGCGTCGATGTGCTCGCGCGCCATGCGCGCCGCCGTGGCGTCGCCCACCAGCGCGGCCCGCACGCCGGGGAACTTGTTGGCGGCGATGCTCATGCCGATCCCGTTGGTGCAGACGAGGATGCCGTGCGCCGCCTCGCCGCGCGACACCCGCTCGGCCACCGCACGCGCGTAGTCGGGGTAGTCGACCGAGGCCGGGCCGCTGGTGCCCACGTCCAGCACGTCCTCGCCGCGCGCCTGCAGCTCGGCGACGAGAGCGTCCTTCAGCTCGACGCCGCCGTGGTCGGCGCCGATCACGATTGAACTCATCCGGGGGCCCGTTGAACTCACCCGGGGGCCCGGCCGCTGCTCGCGCGCGCTACGCGCGCGCTGCGCTGCTCCGATGCCCCCAGACCAACGCCCGCGCGGCTCCCCCCGGCGCTTCCGCGCTCGGCCTCCCTCCTCATCGGACGGTCCGGGTTGTGTGGGCGGTGGGTGCGCATCTCTACTTGTGGCTCTCGATATACTTGACGACGTCCTGGACGGTGCGGATCTTCTCCGCCTCCTCGTCCGAGATCTCCATGTCGTACTCCTCCTCGAGCGCCATCACCAGCTCCACGATGTCGAGCGAGTCCGCGCCGAGATCCTC
Encoded here:
- a CDS encoding ketoacyl-ACP synthase III, whose protein sequence is MSSSIGRGGQDVLGTSITGVGAEIPSRVVTSAEVEERARIGRFGFERGWLERVTGVRERRWADPDVHPSQLAAAAARKALAYAEVDPLAVDVVVFCGITKDFIEPATCNAVAEAVGARDARVFDLTNACNGFIDGLDLADSLIRSGKARRVLVTTGERVSDHIAWQSRTVEEFMHTVASLVLGDGGGAALVEAGADPQRGLRQREFRSDPAQWRLAVAGRTRPSTQACEICGALMDMPFLCDGRNLFAVGFQMMPPTFAAAMERTGWRYEQLDLVFCHEASKRFVESGMADLGPEGNPGPKIWSTVERFGNTSTVSLPLQMWEAHVAGALVPGAKVLMLGGSSGVSMAAVTMVW
- a CDS encoding prolipoprotein diacylglyceryl transferase, with translation MRARHRPPARPAEADAPRLIACLCARELAGGSAVNWSYLGFWAAGGLAGLVSGVFILRARRVLTPAAFGALVIAWVGFAIGAKWQHRLEYLPVLTALWISPQEIFEPGMRLPLGLVTGAVLAGLWCVLFRAPWREVGDALAVAASVLIPIGRLGCLANGCCMGGVCRRFALFCMRFPPETEAYGAQLQHNLISPGDLLSLPAHPLPAYFAVASLLTLAVLLWLLRRGAPAGSMLATFCILRPLTKLSLEPLRAVPRPGALMLGIPATVLLVTCTVLGVMFVRRAAARTERRARLGPKEAAST
- the ribD gene encoding bifunctional diaminohydroxyphosphoribosylaminopyrimidine deaminase/5-amino-6-(5-phosphoribosylamino)uracil reductase RibD, which produces MARALALAAEGLGRTFPNPPVGAVFVRGGRVVGEGFHRRAGAPHAEIEALRAARGRVRGATLYVSLEPCTHHGRTPPCVDALLGLGLRRVVVAMVDPNPRVAGRGIARLRRAGIPVVVGPGADEARLLTAGYRSHVLRGRPLVTLKLAATLDGRIAAAGGDARWVTGPAARRLAHALRDVSDAVLVGAGTVRADDPRLTCRLPGGHHPVRIVLAGPALRLPARARVLERGGPPTWVVAPRGAPAGRAAALRRRGVEVLLVPGRQGRVPFASLVRLLGARGLTSLLIEGGGTVAAEALRARVVDRLVLFVAPALLGGDAVAAVGPLALRRARDAVRVAGLAVARVGPDLVLEGRVR
- the nrdR gene encoding transcriptional repressor NrdR; translation: MRCPFCHDLENRVVDSRLGKEGDAIRRRRHCEHCGRRFTTYERVEESLPMVVKKDGRREPFERAKIVNGLKRACEKRPVSVDTIEAVADKIEHQLQESGEREVTSGTIGEAVMRELHAVDGVAYVRFASVYRSFRDVHEFMRELEDLIAERRRKPRRRTAARRRRRRAS
- a CDS encoding serine hydroxymethyltransferase codes for the protein MSSALERTDPAVFAAVQRETERQEHNLELIASENVVSEAVLEAQGSILTNKYAEGYPGRRYYGGCQFVDEIERLAIARATALFGAEGANVQPHSGSQANMCVYFSQLEMGAAILSMNLAHGGHLTHGSPVNFSGRYFRVVPYGVRESDGRIDLEQVRDLARRERPKMIVVGHSAYPRAIDFAPFRAIADEVGATLFADMAHFAGLVAAGLHPSPVPHAEFVTTTTHKTLRGPRGGMILFRQAYEKTINSSVFPGNQGGPLMHVIAAKAVALHEASTPAFRDYQRQIVANAKALAAGLLRRGFRLLSGGTDNHLLMLDLRGTELTGKLAEETLDKARITVNKNAVPNDPRSPFVTSGVRIGTPAVTSRGMKEAEMDVVAEFVRRGLEHVGDDAALARLGDEVRELCRRFPIYRHRLV
- the rpiB gene encoding ribose 5-phosphate isomerase B, with translation MSSIVIGADHGGVELKDALVAELQARGEDVLDVGTSGPASVDYPDYARAVAERVSRGEAAHGILVCTNGIGMSIAANKFPGVRAALVGDATAARMAREHIDANVLVFGGGMTGKFHARELLRIFLETPFAGGRHQRRVDKIGDIEHEVGLRAAKGALR
- the acpP gene encoding acyl carrier protein, with translation MGSSVEQKVKEIICEQLGVSEEEVTPQASFIEDLGADSLDIVELVMALEEEYDMEISDEEAEKIRTVQDVVKYIESHK